A genomic segment from Armatimonadota bacterium encodes:
- a CDS encoding LPS export ABC transporter permease LptG, translated as MRLRVIDRLILQELIGPFVFGVLLFTTLFFAGGSLFQLTEYVVRGASLWTVGRMVLLSLPQIMVKTFPMAMLLSSLLSFGRLSSESEVVALYAAGYSLWRIVTPVLAMGAVVSVLAMGFNELVVPPATAEMWRLRTAVLRQIGERAQPVTQTVMREGKVETVITAQGGVDLQAGVLYDVTAVQFAPGSQSWHPVLIIYAKRAKWLGGREWDLYDGYWMTGDGRIRAEFARTTTRVLRGGIRKSLREIETDLVPDPDSRSFRQTLERIRRYRRAGEDTRQMEVELYNKISLPLASLIFGFVGAPLGIRRQRSTAAAGFALSIVIIFLYWAMAQYLFILGRGGSVSPLVASFLPDVLGAVAGVFVLWKRSR; from the coding sequence ATGCGGCTGAGAGTGATAGACCGTTTGATACTGCAGGAGCTCATCGGACCGTTCGTGTTCGGTGTGCTGCTGTTCACCACCCTCTTTTTCGCAGGCGGCAGCCTGTTCCAGCTCACCGAGTATGTGGTGAGGGGAGCCTCGCTGTGGACTGTCGGACGGATGGTGCTGCTCAGCCTGCCTCAGATTATGGTCAAGACCTTTCCGATGGCGATGTTGCTCTCCTCGTTGTTGTCGTTTGGCAGGCTTTCCAGCGAGAGCGAGGTGGTTGCGCTATATGCTGCCGGCTACAGCCTGTGGCGCATCGTGACACCGGTGCTGGCGATGGGAGCGGTGGTCAGCGTGCTCGCCATGGGGTTCAACGAGCTGGTGGTTCCCCCGGCGACGGCGGAAATGTGGCGGTTGCGCACGGCGGTGCTGCGTCAGATTGGCGAGCGGGCACAACCCGTCACCCAAACGGTGATGCGCGAAGGCAAGGTAGAGACCGTGATCACGGCACAAGGCGGGGTGGATTTGCAGGCGGGTGTCCTCTATGATGTAACCGCCGTTCAGTTTGCGCCTGGGTCGCAAAGCTGGCATCCCGTGCTGATTATCTACGCCAAGCGCGCCAAATGGCTGGGCGGCAGAGAGTGGGACCTTTACGACGGTTACTGGATGACAGGAGACGGGCGCATCCGTGCGGAGTTTGCCAGAACGACTACGCGGGTACTGAGGGGGGGTATCCGCAAAAGCCTTCGCGAGATAGAAACCGACCTGGTGCCCGACCCCGACAGCCGCAGCTTCCGCCAGACGCTGGAGCGCATCCGTCGCTATCGGCGGGCAGGGGAGGACACCCGACAGATGGAAGTGGAACTGTACAACAAAATATCCTTGCCTCTCGCCAGCCTCATTTTCGGTTTCGTCGGCGCGCCGCTGGGCATTCGCAGACAGCGCAGTACGGCTGCCGCTGGATTCGCCCTGAGCATCGTGATTATCTTCCTGTACTGGGCGATGGCGCAGTATCTGTTTATTCTGGGGCGAGGAGGCAGTGTGTCGCCTCTAGTGGCGAGCTTTTTGCCCGATGTGCTGGGGGCAGTTGCCGGGGTGTTCGTTCTCTGGAAACGCAGTCGGTGA
- a CDS encoding resolvase, translating into MPEAVVFGIDPGRSKVGVAVVQSDGQVLYRAVLAVEELSGELSRLCERFRPQSVVVGGGTGFRSLEPLLRQVLSDVPMQVVNEAFTSEEARRRYLRENPPKGWRRLIPSWLRTPDEPYDDYVAVILAERYWREVSQSEVQS; encoded by the coding sequence ATGCCAGAGGCAGTGGTATTCGGTATAGACCCCGGTCGCAGTAAAGTGGGGGTGGCTGTGGTACAGAGCGACGGGCAGGTGCTGTATCGTGCGGTGCTGGCGGTCGAAGAGTTGAGCGGAGAGTTGTCGCGGCTGTGCGAGCGTTTTCGTCCGCAGAGTGTTGTCGTAGGCGGCGGCACCGGCTTTCGCTCGCTGGAGCCACTGCTCCGACAGGTGTTGTCGGATGTGCCCATGCAGGTGGTCAACGAGGCTTTTACCTCAGAGGAAGCGCGACGCCGCTACCTGCGCGAAAATCCACCGAAGGGCTGGCGCAGGCTCATCCCCTCCTGGTTGCGCACGCCGGACGAACCTTACGACGACTATGTGGCAGTGATTCTGGCGGAGCGATACTGGCGCGAGGTCTCTCAGAGCGAGGTGCAATCATGA
- the rplJ gene encoding 50S ribosomal protein L10 — translation MRAQPNPQKVAQVEQIRQWLSTSKGVIFTDYRGLNVSQITQLRRQLRQNQAEYRVVKNTLFKIAAQELVSDNLDDILEGPTAVAFIHGDEAATAKAIADAIRDLRVLTIKGAVLGGKRYSADAVQQLAKLPPREVLIAQVVGGMQAPITGLVGTLHGILRDFVYTVQAIADKKSTQSA, via the coding sequence GTGCGAGCACAGCCCAATCCGCAAAAAGTGGCGCAGGTTGAACAGATTCGTCAGTGGCTGAGCACGTCAAAGGGCGTAATCTTCACCGATTATCGCGGGCTGAACGTGTCTCAGATTACCCAGCTGCGCCGACAGCTTCGCCAGAATCAGGCGGAGTATCGTGTGGTGAAGAACACGCTGTTCAAAATCGCGGCGCAGGAGCTGGTCAGCGATAACCTGGACGACATCCTGGAAGGTCCGACTGCCGTTGCCTTTATTCACGGCGACGAGGCTGCGACTGCCAAAGCGATCGCAGACGCTATCCGCGACCTGCGCGTGCTGACGATCAAGGGAGCTGTTCTGGGCGGTAAGCGTTACAGCGCGGACGCGGTTCAGCAGCTGGCAAAGCTGCCGCCACGCGAGGTGCTGATTGCCCAGGTAGTGGGTGGAATGCAGGCGCCGATTACCGGACTGGTGGGCACTCTGCATGGTATCCTGCGTGACTTCGTATACACCGTTCAGGCGATAGCCGACAAGAAATCTACGCAAAGCGCGTAA
- a CDS encoding ABC transporter ATP-binding protein yields the protein MKLRTQNLVKIYKGRRVVDGVSIEMDAGEIVGLLGPNGAGKTTTFYMIVGLVHPNEGRVWLDEREITHLPMYARARMGIGYLAQEPSVFRKLTVEDNLRLVMQLQGLSEKQIRQRIDDLLEEFHIAHLRHSRGYMLSGGERRRVEVARTIAASPRFILLDEPFTGVDPIAIADLQRIIAHLRERLGVGILITDHNVRATLRITDRAYIIHNGKILTEGDSDKLPDDPIARQFYLGDEYEHI from the coding sequence ATGAAACTGCGCACCCAGAACCTGGTCAAAATCTACAAAGGAAGGAGGGTGGTGGACGGCGTCTCCATTGAGATGGACGCGGGAGAGATTGTCGGGTTGCTGGGTCCGAACGGTGCGGGAAAGACCACCACCTTCTATATGATTGTCGGGCTGGTGCACCCGAACGAAGGGCGGGTGTGGCTGGATGAGAGGGAGATCACCCATCTGCCGATGTATGCGCGAGCGCGAATGGGCATCGGTTATCTGGCACAGGAGCCTTCCGTATTCCGCAAGCTGACCGTAGAAGATAACCTGCGCCTGGTCATGCAGTTGCAGGGCTTGTCGGAAAAGCAGATTCGCCAGCGCATCGACGACCTGCTGGAGGAGTTCCATATCGCTCATTTGCGTCACTCACGCGGTTACATGTTGTCGGGAGGCGAACGGCGCAGGGTAGAGGTGGCACGAACGATCGCTGCCTCTCCGCGCTTCATCCTGCTGGACGAACCATTTACGGGGGTAGACCCCATTGCCATCGCGGACCTGCAACGTATCATCGCGCACCTGCGTGAAAGGCTGGGAGTGGGTATCCTGATTACCGACCATAATGTGCGTGCTACCCTGCGTATTACCGACAGGGCTTACATCATCCACAACGGCAAAATCCTGACCGAGGGCGATTCGGACAAGTTGCCCGATGACCCCATCGCCCGGCAGTTCTATCTTGGCGACGAGTACGAGCATATCTAA
- the rplL gene encoding 50S ribosomal protein L7/L12 — translation MALTKEEIIEAIKSMSVLELNELVKALQEEFGVTAAAPVAVAAMPGMAPAAGAAAEAAPEEEKTSFDVILKSVGDKKIQVIKVVREITNLGLKEAKDLVESAPQPIKQGVTKEEAEQIKAKFEAEGATVEIQ, via the coding sequence ATGGCATTGACCAAAGAAGAGATTATCGAAGCCATCAAGAGCATGAGCGTGCTCGAGCTGAACGAGCTGGTCAAGGCGCTGCAGGAGGAGTTCGGTGTGACGGCGGCTGCCCCGGTAGCGGTGGCTGCAATGCCGGGTATGGCGCCTGCAGCTGGCGCAGCGGCGGAAGCCGCTCCTGAGGAGGAGAAGACGTCCTTCGATGTCATCCTCAAGTCGGTGGGCGATAAGAAGATCCAGGTCATCAAAGTCGTGCGCGAGATCACCAACCTGGGCTTGAAGGAAGCAAAGGACCTGGTGGAAAGCGCACCACAGCCCATCAAGCAGGGCGTCACCAAGGAAGAGGCAGAGCAAATCAAGGCGAAGTTCGAAGCCGAAGGCGCCACCGTCGAAATCCAGTAG